One window from the genome of Pseudanabaena yagii GIHE-NHR1 encodes:
- a CDS encoding CDI toxin immunity protein — protein MQNWLTDVGIPIDACQIFLPNSSAAQHLEQWLSQSFPWQYGQIDWQLVPESICVNWHSDDDAILAFQQLCQVKQLISPNVNILWCSAHQPTLEMPLQLVKPVIAEIVAQDWDTWIFEPFTGWCIEFYHEGTICYGTSPQR, from the coding sequence GTGCAAAATTGGCTAACAGATGTAGGCATTCCAATAGATGCTTGCCAGATCTTCTTGCCCAATAGCTCTGCTGCACAACATCTAGAGCAATGGCTGAGCCAGTCTTTCCCTTGGCAATATGGACAAATCGACTGGCAGCTTGTCCCTGAAAGTATCTGTGTAAATTGGCATAGTGATGATGATGCGATTTTAGCTTTTCAGCAGCTTTGTCAGGTTAAGCAATTAATCAGCCCCAATGTCAATATCCTCTGGTGTTCTGCCCATCAGCCCACTTTAGAAATGCCCTTACAACTGGTTAAACCTGTGATCGCGGAAATTGTGGCGCAAGATTGGGATACATGGATCTTTGAACCCTTTACTGGTTGGTGTATTGAGTTTTACCACGAAGGAACAATATGTTACGGTACATCCCCCCAAAGATAA
- a CDS encoding MBL fold metallo-hydrolase, which yields MSISDSEFSIHFWGVRGSIATPGSSTVRYGGNTPCVEMRCQGKRLIFDGGTGIRVLGQHLLKQMPIEASIFFTHSHWDHIQGFPFFTPAFIKGNLFKIYGKIAPTGQTMQERLEEQMHHPNFPVPLRVMGSCLKFFDVEVPSIIEVGNGVTVESGLLNHPGEATGYRVSVGDRSAVYATDTEHFHDHIDQNLVHLARNADVLIMDATYSDEEYWSTTNPKIGWGHSTWQEAIKVAEAANVKTLVIFHHDPLRSDDQLDEFEGLAKEKFAGSVMAREGMCISIPIRTDAKPLVKV from the coding sequence ATGTCCATTTCTGACAGCGAGTTTTCTATTCATTTTTGGGGTGTACGTGGCAGCATAGCGACCCCTGGTTCAAGTACCGTGCGCTATGGTGGCAACACTCCCTGTGTAGAAATGCGCTGCCAAGGCAAAAGACTTATCTTTGATGGTGGAACGGGGATTAGAGTATTAGGACAACATTTACTCAAGCAGATGCCCATCGAAGCGAGTATTTTCTTTACTCATAGTCATTGGGATCATATTCAAGGGTTTCCTTTTTTCACGCCTGCTTTTATTAAGGGCAATCTTTTTAAAATTTACGGCAAAATCGCTCCTACTGGGCAAACGATGCAGGAACGTCTAGAGGAACAAATGCACCATCCTAATTTTCCTGTACCATTGCGCGTGATGGGTTCCTGTCTGAAATTTTTTGATGTAGAAGTTCCGAGCATAATTGAGGTCGGGAATGGCGTAACGGTTGAGTCAGGATTGCTCAATCATCCGGGGGAAGCGACAGGATATCGAGTCAGCGTTGGCGATCGCTCGGCAGTTTATGCCACGGATACTGAGCATTTCCATGATCATATCGATCAGAATCTTGTCCATCTTGCTCGCAATGCCGATGTTTTGATTATGGATGCAACCTATTCTGATGAGGAATATTGGTCAACTACTAATCCCAAAATTGGTTGGGGGCATTCGACATGGCAAGAGGCGATCAAGGTCGCTGAGGCAGCAAATGTCAAAACCCTAGTAATTTTTCATCACGATCCTCTACGCAGTGATGATCAATTAGATGAGTTTGAAGGCTTAGCCAAAGAAAAATTTGCGGGATCTGTAATGGCAAGGGAAGGGATGTGTATTTCTATTCCCATTCGCACCGATGCCAAGCCTTTAGTTAAAGTTTAA
- the sugE gene encoding quaternary ammonium compound efflux SMR transporter SugE encodes MDWINLIIAGLLEVVWASSLKYTDGFTKPIPSLITIATLVASFILLAQALKTLPVGTGYAVWTGIGVVGTAIVGSVFLGEPRDLTRFICISLIIGGIVGLRFTSAK; translated from the coding sequence ATGGATTGGATTAATTTAATTATTGCGGGACTATTGGAAGTTGTTTGGGCGAGTAGCTTGAAATATACCGATGGCTTTACGAAACCTATTCCTAGCCTGATTACGATTGCCACCCTTGTCGCCAGTTTTATCCTTCTTGCCCAAGCCTTAAAAACCTTACCCGTTGGCACAGGCTATGCCGTATGGACAGGTATTGGTGTCGTCGGAACTGCGATCGTTGGTTCCGTATTTTTAGGAGAACCCCGTGACCTAACGCGATTTATCTGTATTAGTCTGATTATTGGTGGAATAGTTGGTTTGCGGTTTACAAGTGCAAAATGA
- a CDS encoding CPBP family intramembrane glutamic endopeptidase: MDSQSLNDKSWNAKSLLLSVLSLLSVFFIILTLQVSWNNPQEQTKLDLLQTDLILQVTQSVNQEKDHFAGDFLQSLISDGDPQDIYTQSLRSYQEVLQANKSAFERLSQDVSGADSQSISKQLQKKQNAVSEISMRAGLLQIQTGDIQGAITTWSNVKEIEGESMTSYGLTTQILQGLWSEPTILFPNAETQIRNTLDGWYRQVALTKLYQAQQRSEELSNLAQQAQIAVETAIKRLIIVNSIPLIGGSIGVLLWLGLLVQWIFFRKSSPFYTKSDTKSESAANQTSNQINWQVPWGMETIWEVMVLWFSAFCLITQLVLPLIFELLGIESRVSEDYTLQALLVLIPYTVSVMPMLPILRFSLAAYRPLPEGWFRFKLTSPQWLVWGIGGYFAAVPLVLIVSVISQKFLQGQGGGNPLLPILTESQNILPKLLLWSTLAIAAPFFEEYLFRGFLLPSLTKFLPVWGAIATSGFLFALAHLNIADIIPLSVLGIVMGFVYWRSKNLLSSMLLHCLWNSGSFLALIALGGK, encoded by the coding sequence ATGGATTCTCAGTCGTTAAACGATAAATCTTGGAATGCGAAATCATTACTATTAAGTGTTCTTAGCCTGTTGTCTGTTTTTTTTATTATCCTGACGTTGCAGGTAAGTTGGAATAATCCACAGGAGCAGACAAAATTAGATTTGCTACAAACAGATTTAATTTTGCAAGTGACCCAATCAGTTAATCAAGAAAAGGATCATTTCGCAGGAGATTTCTTGCAATCACTGATCAGTGATGGAGATCCTCAAGATATCTATACGCAGTCCCTAAGAAGTTACCAAGAGGTGCTTCAAGCGAATAAATCTGCTTTTGAGCGGCTTTCCCAAGATGTGAGTGGTGCAGATTCTCAATCTATCTCGAAACAACTCCAAAAAAAGCAAAATGCCGTCAGCGAGATCAGTATGCGGGCAGGATTGCTCCAGATCCAAACGGGAGATATTCAAGGCGCAATCACAACATGGTCAAACGTTAAGGAGATAGAGGGCGAATCCATGACCAGCTATGGATTAACTACCCAAATTCTCCAAGGATTATGGTCAGAACCAACCATATTGTTCCCTAATGCAGAAACTCAAATTAGAAATACCCTTGATGGTTGGTATCGCCAAGTTGCACTCACTAAGCTCTATCAAGCTCAACAAAGAAGTGAAGAATTAAGCAACCTCGCCCAACAAGCTCAAATCGCTGTAGAGACAGCAATTAAACGCCTTATAATTGTCAATTCCATTCCACTAATCGGTGGCAGTATTGGCGTTTTGCTCTGGTTAGGGCTACTAGTTCAATGGATTTTCTTTCGTAAATCCTCTCCCTTTTATACCAAATCAGATACCAAATCAGAAAGCGCGGCTAATCAAACTTCCAATCAAATTAACTGGCAAGTTCCTTGGGGAATGGAGACGATTTGGGAAGTTATGGTTTTATGGTTCTCTGCTTTTTGCTTAATTACTCAGTTAGTATTGCCCTTAATTTTTGAACTATTAGGAATTGAATCAAGAGTTAGCGAAGATTATACATTACAAGCCTTGTTGGTGCTGATTCCCTATACAGTCTCGGTTATGCCGATGCTGCCGATTTTACGGTTTAGTCTGGCTGCCTATCGTCCCTTGCCTGAAGGTTGGTTCCGCTTTAAATTGACTTCGCCACAATGGCTAGTATGGGGAATTGGTGGTTATTTTGCTGCTGTGCCACTGGTGCTAATTGTCTCTGTGATCAGCCAAAAGTTTCTCCAAGGTCAAGGTGGTGGTAATCCCCTGTTGCCAATTTTGACGGAAAGCCAAAATATTTTGCCAAAGCTTCTGCTCTGGTCAACTTTGGCGATCGCTGCACCATTTTTCGAGGAATACCTATTTCGCGGATTTTTATTACCTTCACTGACCAAGTTTTTACCAGTTTGGGGGGCGATCGCTACTAGCGGATTTTTATTTGCACTCGCCCATTTGAATATTGCAGACATTATTCCCCTAAGTGTTTTGGGAATAGTAATGGGATTTGTCTATTGGCGATCGAAAAACCTTTTATCTTCCATGCTATTACATTGCCTATGGAATAGTGGTAGCTTCTTAGCCCTAATTGCTTTAGGTGGTAAGTAG
- a CDS encoding heavy metal translocating P-type ATPase, with the protein MVVTQPIEITNSPSIVPSSSLALAIAGMKCAGCVAVVEKRLLGCEGVKAASVNLLTEKATVVYSGETTPQDFAPQLIEAIAKAGFSAEFIDQSDRQSKLKSLNATVPPTLWFGISQEVAIPASLVILAIVGHLGLIGVVDLPLFGNMYAHWIVSTVALGWVGRPIWWDGLKSLWYRAPNMNSLVGLGTISAYLASTIALYVPQLGWQCFFEEPVMLLGFVLLGQALLERAKGKASNAIRALMELQPASARLLVNSTDGEIQVPIAVEDLQVGDRIVVWAGEKIPVDGEIITGSSSVDESMLTGESMPVAKQLGARVTGATLNLTGAITVQVLQTGAETTLARIVSLVESAQASKAPIQYLADRVAGYFAYSVMAISALTFLIWYGLLHTEIVFSLRLAIAVLVVACPCALGLATPTAIMVGTGMGAEKGILIKGGASLEKIDQLSAVVFDKTGTLTTGKPEVTDVITNDLMVFGKSMIDQTTFKSLIDREVPTSALRVLQLAASAEVGANHILGAATIAKAQELNIELLPTQSSQIVAGCGVEALLTTGEMILVGNAAWLNDRQVTIPSEISERSQQLAQLGKTPIFVGVNTQLLGIIAIRDRLKPEAPEVVRQIEAMGLQVWMLTGDRQETAIAIANQLGIPAERAIAEVKPDGKADAILKLLAEGQRVAMVGDGVNDAPALASATVGIALSSGTDVAMETADIVLMRHGLSDVVPAIELSRATFSKIRQNLFWAFAYNTLAIPVAAGILYPSFGISLNPTIAGLAMALSSVSVVMSSLSLRARN; encoded by the coding sequence GTGGTAGTAACTCAACCAATAGAAATAACAAATTCGCCATCTATTGTGCCCTCTAGCTCTTTAGCTTTAGCGATCGCAGGTATGAAATGCGCGGGTTGTGTGGCAGTTGTAGAAAAGCGTTTGCTTGGCTGTGAAGGAGTCAAAGCTGCGAGTGTAAATTTATTAACTGAGAAAGCAACTGTCGTTTATAGCGGTGAGACTACACCACAGGATTTTGCCCCGCAGTTAATTGAAGCGATCGCGAAGGCAGGATTTTCAGCGGAGTTTATTGATCAAAGCGATCGCCAGTCAAAGCTTAAATCTCTTAATGCAACCGTTCCACCAACTCTATGGTTTGGCATTAGTCAAGAAGTAGCTATTCCTGCATCGCTGGTAATTCTAGCGATCGTCGGACATTTAGGATTAATCGGGGTGGTGGATCTACCGCTCTTTGGCAATATGTATGCCCATTGGATCGTTTCTACGGTGGCACTTGGCTGGGTTGGTCGTCCGATCTGGTGGGATGGTTTGAAATCATTATGGTATCGCGCCCCAAACATGAACTCCTTGGTGGGACTGGGAACGATTTCCGCCTATTTGGCAAGCACGATCGCTTTATATGTACCGCAGCTAGGTTGGCAATGCTTCTTTGAAGAACCTGTCATGCTTTTGGGGTTTGTGCTGTTAGGACAGGCTTTATTAGAACGGGCTAAGGGCAAAGCCTCCAACGCTATCCGTGCGCTCATGGAGTTGCAACCTGCGAGTGCTAGATTGCTTGTCAATTCTACTGATGGTGAGATTCAAGTCCCGATCGCTGTGGAAGATTTGCAAGTTGGAGATCGCATCGTGGTTTGGGCTGGCGAAAAAATCCCTGTCGATGGTGAGATCATTACGGGTAGCTCTAGTGTTGATGAGTCAATGCTCACAGGGGAATCGATGCCTGTGGCGAAGCAATTAGGCGCAAGGGTCACAGGGGCAACTCTGAATTTGACGGGAGCAATTACTGTCCAAGTTTTACAAACTGGTGCAGAAACGACCTTGGCACGGATTGTGTCACTGGTGGAGTCAGCACAGGCAAGTAAAGCACCGATTCAGTACTTAGCCGATCGCGTGGCGGGATATTTCGCCTACTCGGTGATGGCAATCTCAGCATTAACCTTTCTCATTTGGTATGGCTTGCTCCATACGGAAATCGTATTTAGTTTGCGCTTAGCGATCGCGGTTTTAGTAGTAGCTTGCCCCTGTGCATTGGGCTTAGCCACACCGACAGCAATCATGGTCGGCACAGGCATGGGCGCAGAAAAAGGAATTTTAATCAAGGGTGGGGCAAGTCTAGAAAAAATCGATCAATTGTCCGCAGTTGTCTTTGACAAAACTGGGACTTTGACAACGGGCAAACCTGAAGTTACAGACGTGATCACCAATGACTTAATGGTGTTTGGGAAAAGCATGATCGATCAAACTACTTTTAAAAGTCTGATTGATCGCGAAGTGCCGACATCGGCTCTAAGGGTTTTACAACTAGCGGCTAGTGCCGAAGTCGGCGCAAACCATATCCTTGGCGCAGCAACGATCGCCAAAGCCCAAGAGCTAAACATCGAGCTACTACCAACCCAATCTTCGCAAATTGTGGCTGGTTGCGGTGTGGAAGCCTTACTCACAACTGGCGAAATGATTCTAGTGGGTAATGCGGCATGGTTAAACGATCGCCAAGTGACAATTCCTAGTGAAATTTCAGAGCGATCGCAACAGTTAGCCCAGTTAGGTAAAACTCCAATTTTCGTGGGAGTGAATACTCAACTCTTGGGGATAATTGCAATTCGCGATCGCCTTAAACCCGAAGCCCCTGAAGTTGTGCGCCAAATTGAAGCAATGGGTTTACAGGTTTGGATGCTCACAGGCGATCGCCAAGAAACAGCGATCGCGATCGCTAATCAGTTAGGTATACCCGCCGAAAGAGCGATCGCGGAAGTGAAACCCGATGGCAAAGCCGATGCAATTCTCAAATTACTCGCAGAAGGTCAGCGTGTGGCGATGGTTGGCGATGGGGTCAATGATGCCCCTGCCCTTGCCAGTGCCACTGTCGGCATTGCCCTCAGTTCAGGAACTGATGTGGCAATGGAAACTGCGGATATTGTGTTGATGCGTCATGGGCTGAGCGATGTTGTCCCTGCGATCGAACTCAGTCGCGCCACCTTCAGCAAAATTCGCCAAAATCTATTTTGGGCTTTTGCCTATAACACTTTAGCGATCCCCGTTGCCGCAGGTATTCTCTATCCCAGTTTTGGCATCTCTCTCAATCCCACGATCGCAGGTTTAGCAATGGCTCTTAGTTCCGTCAGCGTTGTGATGAGTTCACTATCATTGAGAGCTAGAAATTAG
- a CDS encoding PspA/IM30 family protein — protein sequence MGLLDRIGMVVKSNVNAMVTAAEDPEKILEQSIIDMQEDLVQLRQAVAQSMAALKRQEQQYNQSATQAQEWEKRAMLALQKGDENLAREALSRKKTHADAAATLKVGLDQQTTQVDTLKKNLIAIEGKISEAKTKKEMLKARLQSAKAQENLNNMLGKVNTNSAAATFERMEERVLMAEAKASASSELGMDNLESQFAQLEAGSGVDDELAALKAKMISSSPTPQGALPPSDAARPSVGAAIDAELEALRRQMGN from the coding sequence ATGGGATTACTCGATCGCATTGGTATGGTGGTCAAGTCCAATGTAAATGCAATGGTTACGGCTGCTGAAGATCCAGAAAAAATTCTGGAGCAATCAATCATTGATATGCAAGAAGATTTGGTGCAATTGCGCCAAGCTGTCGCGCAATCAATGGCTGCCCTCAAGCGCCAAGAGCAACAATATAATCAAAGTGCAACTCAAGCCCAAGAATGGGAAAAGCGGGCAATGCTAGCTCTCCAAAAGGGAGATGAAAACCTAGCAAGGGAAGCTCTCAGTCGCAAGAAAACCCATGCGGACGCGGCGGCAACTTTAAAGGTTGGGTTGGATCAACAAACAACTCAAGTAGATACTCTCAAGAAAAATCTAATTGCGATCGAAGGCAAGATTTCTGAGGCGAAAACCAAGAAAGAAATGCTTAAGGCAAGATTGCAATCGGCTAAAGCTCAAGAAAATCTCAACAATATGTTGGGCAAGGTAAATACTAACTCTGCTGCTGCGACGTTTGAGCGCATGGAAGAGCGTGTATTAATGGCAGAAGCTAAGGCAAGTGCTAGCTCTGAACTGGGTATGGACAATCTAGAATCACAGTTTGCTCAGCTAGAAGCTGGTAGTGGTGTCGATGATGAACTCGCCGCCCTCAAGGCAAAGATGATTTCTAGTAGTCCCACACCTCAAGGCGCATTACCTCCATCGGATGCGGCAAGACCAAGTGTTGGTGCAGCGATCGATGCTGAGCTAGAAGCTCTTCGTCGTCAAATGGGTAATTAA